From the genome of Amycolatopsis sp. NBC_01488, one region includes:
- a CDS encoding ArsR/SmtB family transcription factor: MPGELPTPEMADVDLGAVLSALADPHRRAVVLELVDGDGAERACSSFPLPIAKSTRTHHWRVLREAGLVRQRDAGNGTFVRLRRDEFDARFPGLLDVVAGISTARAVPAR, translated from the coding sequence ATGCCCGGTGAACTGCCGACCCCGGAGATGGCCGACGTCGACCTCGGCGCCGTCCTGTCCGCCCTCGCCGACCCGCACCGCCGCGCGGTGGTGCTGGAACTCGTCGACGGGGACGGCGCCGAGCGCGCGTGCTCGTCGTTCCCGCTGCCGATCGCCAAGTCGACCCGGACGCACCACTGGCGGGTGCTGCGCGAAGCCGGCCTGGTCCGGCAGCGCGACGCGGGCAACGGCACGTTCGTGCGCCTGCGCCGGGACGAGTTCGATGCGCGGTTCCCGGGCTTGCTCGACGTGGTCGCCGGGATCAGTACTGCTCGTGCAGTGCCCGCTCGTTGA
- a CDS encoding TetR/AcrR family transcriptional regulator — translation MIQVMGGKYHHGDLRAELVRVSLVLIAEQGLEGFSVAKVAKLAKVSPGAPYRHFADRESLLAEVACHIACQLADRVGSAASEHDDPADALAAGAGAYTRYLIERRAGMNVIYADGLHGPEHVELLEQTRRLTDEFLMRCLAVVPDPATALELMEQLFTQAHGYGTFQLDGVFVKHGYSVDLVVQKSTEAARIAIAGRTVGGPR, via the coding sequence GTGATCCAGGTCATGGGCGGCAAGTACCACCACGGCGACCTCCGGGCCGAGCTCGTGCGCGTCTCCCTTGTCCTGATCGCCGAGCAGGGCCTCGAAGGCTTCTCGGTCGCGAAGGTCGCGAAGCTGGCGAAGGTCAGCCCAGGAGCGCCGTACCGGCACTTCGCCGACCGCGAAAGCCTGCTGGCGGAGGTCGCCTGCCACATCGCCTGCCAGCTGGCCGACCGCGTGGGTTCCGCCGCGAGCGAGCACGACGACCCGGCGGACGCACTGGCCGCGGGCGCGGGCGCGTACACGCGCTACCTGATCGAGCGCCGCGCCGGCATGAACGTGATCTACGCCGACGGCCTCCACGGCCCGGAGCACGTCGAGCTGCTGGAGCAGACCCGCCGCCTGACGGACGAGTTCCTGATGCGCTGCCTGGCGGTCGTCCCCGACCCGGCGACGGCGCTGGAGCTGATGGAGCAGCTGTTCACCCAGGCCCACGGCTACGGCACGTTCCAGCTGGACGGGGTGTTCGTGAAGCACGGCTATTCGGTGGACCTGGTGGTGCAGAAGTCGACGGAGGCCGCGCGGATCGCGATCGCGGGCAGAACTGTCGGTGGTCCGCGCTAG
- a CDS encoding NAD(P)-dependent alcohol dehydrogenase, with protein MSTTTHAIAAPAPGAPLAPTTIERRDLRANDVLIDIAYAGICHSDIHQAKEDWGQAIFPMVPGHEIAGVVAAVGSAVTKYQVGDRVGVGCMVDSCGECEYCLAGTEQFCVKGNVQTYNGVGFDGENTYGGYSNQIVVKDAFVCRIPEGISLDIAAPLLCAGITTYSPLHHWGAGPGKKVAVIGLGGLGHLGVKIAAAMGAELTVLSQSLKKQEDGLKLGATDYYATSDEATFDVLKGKFDVILNTVSAKLPVDAYLSLLKVGGAMVNVGAPGEPLSYNAFSLLGGNKVLAGSMIGGIAETQEMLDFCAEHGIGAEIETISADKVNEAYERVENSDVRYRFVIDASTIGA; from the coding sequence ATGAGCACCACCACGCACGCCATCGCCGCACCGGCGCCGGGTGCGCCGCTCGCACCGACCACGATCGAGCGCCGCGACCTGCGCGCCAACGATGTCTTGATCGACATCGCCTACGCCGGCATCTGCCACAGCGACATCCACCAGGCCAAGGAAGACTGGGGCCAGGCCATCTTCCCGATGGTCCCCGGCCACGAGATCGCCGGCGTCGTCGCCGCGGTCGGCTCGGCCGTCACGAAGTACCAGGTCGGCGACCGCGTCGGCGTCGGCTGCATGGTCGACTCCTGCGGCGAGTGCGAGTACTGCCTCGCCGGCACCGAGCAGTTCTGCGTCAAGGGCAACGTCCAGACGTACAACGGCGTCGGCTTCGACGGCGAGAACACCTACGGCGGCTACAGCAACCAGATCGTCGTGAAGGACGCCTTCGTCTGCCGCATTCCCGAGGGCATCAGCCTCGACATCGCCGCGCCGCTGCTGTGCGCGGGCATCACCACCTACTCGCCGCTGCACCACTGGGGCGCCGGGCCGGGCAAGAAGGTCGCCGTGATCGGCCTCGGCGGGCTGGGGCACCTGGGCGTCAAGATCGCCGCCGCGATGGGCGCCGAGCTGACCGTGCTGAGCCAGAGCCTCAAGAAGCAGGAGGACGGCCTCAAGCTCGGCGCGACCGACTACTACGCGACCAGCGACGAGGCGACGTTCGACGTCCTCAAGGGCAAGTTCGACGTCATCCTCAACACCGTCTCGGCCAAGCTGCCGGTGGACGCCTACCTGAGCCTGCTGAAGGTCGGCGGCGCGATGGTGAACGTCGGCGCGCCAGGGGAACCGCTGTCGTACAACGCTTTCTCGCTGCTGGGCGGCAACAAGGTGCTGGCCGGGTCGATGATCGGCGGCATTGCCGAGACCCAGGAGATGCTCGACTTCTGCGCGGAGCACGGCATCGGCGCCGAGATCGAGACCATCTCGGCCGACAAGGTCAACGAGGCCTACGAGCGCGTCGAGAACTCCGACGTGCGCTAC
- a CDS encoding haloacid dehalogenase type II yields the protein MLCVFDVNETLLDLAAMDDLVGGPELRREWFGLAIHTVLTVTATGGYRDFAGIAGNAAIEVAGRHGREVDLAKVGEGLRNLPAHPDVEAGLTSLREAGHDVVALTNSPLATAEAQLQNSGLATLFDRVFSAEQVGRLKPAPEPYRQVLAAYSVEPQDAVMIAAHDWDVAGAQAAGLRTALLARPGVRPLPGSPEPTFTISALTELAELL from the coding sequence ATGCTGTGCGTCTTCGACGTCAACGAGACCCTCCTCGACCTCGCCGCGATGGACGACCTCGTCGGCGGCCCCGAGCTGCGGCGCGAGTGGTTCGGGCTGGCCATCCACACCGTCCTGACCGTCACCGCGACCGGCGGCTACCGCGACTTCGCGGGCATCGCCGGGAACGCTGCCATCGAGGTCGCCGGGAGGCACGGCCGCGAAGTCGACCTCGCGAAGGTCGGCGAAGGACTCCGGAACCTGCCCGCGCACCCCGACGTCGAGGCGGGCCTCACCAGTCTGCGCGAAGCCGGCCACGACGTTGTCGCGCTGACGAACTCGCCGCTCGCCACCGCCGAGGCGCAGCTGCAGAACTCCGGCCTGGCCACGCTCTTCGACCGGGTCTTCTCGGCCGAGCAGGTGGGCAGGCTCAAGCCCGCACCGGAGCCGTACCGGCAGGTGCTGGCCGCCTACTCCGTCGAACCGCAGGACGCGGTGATGATCGCCGCGCACGACTGGGACGTCGCGGGCGCGCAGGCGGCCGGGCTGCGGACGGCGTTGCTCGCCCGCCCCGGCGTCCGCCCGCTGCCCGGCTCGCCCGAGCCGACGTTCACGATCTCGGCGCTGACCGAGCTCGCGGAACTTCTTTAG